Part of the Caulifigura coniformis genome, ACACGTCCGACATTCCGACCCACAGTTCCACCATCGCCTGAAGAGCTCATTCCAAAGCGGCCCCCGATCCAGCCAGCCGCGACCTCCCTCTTCTCAGCGTCCTCTGGGTCTCTGTGGTGAAACTTTTTTCCCACCCCAGGCACCACCTCAAAAGACCGCAATTGGCGAGTGTCGGAAGGAGGGATATAGTCGGCAGACCTCTTCATGAAAGTCGGCCGGATGGCTGTTCAGTCCGTTCATCCCAGCGCATTCGAACTCGCGTTTCGCCTGTACGACAGGGCGATTCATCCTGAGCTGTTCGATATCCGTGCGACGAAGAAGATTGACGGGGCCGGCTGGAAGGCGGCCATCAGCATTTGCGCCGGCGGACATGTCATTGCCCTCCAGACGCCGACCGGCGTCGCGACCGAACTGGCGATTCCGGCCCGCCTCATGACGCCCGACCGCGGCCTCGCCGCCGGACACAAGCTCGGAGCAAGCCGCGACTGGACCCTTCCGCTGAGCTGTGGCGTCCACGCCCACTTCAGCGCCCATATTGATGCGGTCGACGCCGTGGCCTTCCGGAATATCGAGCAGGAATTGACGCTCGACGCCCGCAGTTCGGCGATTTCGTTCCGGTTTCCCGGCGCGGGGCGCCTGCAGCCGGGGCCGCTGAGCGTCATTCGTGCCGAGTCTCTCGCCAGCGGCGTGATGTTCCATGCGTTCCACACGTTCCCCGAGAACTCGGCCGTGCTGCGGACGCAGTCGCTCTACGAACTGCCGGCCGCCTGATCGCGACCGGCTTCCCCGCGGGAGTCCCTCCTCTAGAATTGAGGACTTGCGACGCAGCCCCGTCACCAGACCGGATGAGAGCGCAGCCATGGACCACGCGACCGAGCGGATGATCGAGGCCTACGTCGCCCGCGATTCTTTCGAAGGGCACTTTCTGAAAGACCTGCTCTCTGGCCAGGGCATCGAGGCCCATGTGACCGACGAGAATTCGGTCTACGCGGGCGTCGGCGGGATCGAGCGTCCCAAGGTGTGGGTCTTCGAGAAAGATCAGGAGGCTGCGCGGCGCCTTCTCGAAGAGTATGAAGCCACTCGCGCGCAGTCCGCAGCGCAACCCGATGAAGCGGACGATATCGCTCCGGAGTTCGATGCGCGTGACGAAACGCCGTAGCCGACTCGCCAAACGAAAAACACCCCGGCTGCTTTGGAGCGGCCGGGGTGTTTGAATGTGGTCTCGCAGCGAATCTCAGGCGGCCTCTTCGATGTCCGAGATCCGGTTTTGCGGAATGTATGGAGCGAGTTCGTCGGACTGCCGGTCGAGCCGGAACTGCATGATGTAGGCGTCTTCGGCCGTGTCGTCGTAGTGGCAGCGAACCACCCGGACGGCCCGGAAACCCTGGGTGCGGAAGAACAGCTGGCCGTCGAGGTTGCTTTCGCGGAGATCGAGCAGGATCTCGTTGCGACGCTGTTGCGACAGCTTGTCGATCAGCCGGAGCACCATTTGTTTGCCGACGCCCATCCGGCGGACTTCCGGAGCGACGGCGAAGTTCAGGATGTGGAGCTTGGCCTTGTGCAGTTCATAGATCATGAACCCCACGATCTGATGATTCGCTTCGGCCACCATGCCGATGCAGTTGCGCTGCCGCAGGCAGCAGAGGAAGTCTTCGTCAGTCCAGGCGGTGGCGAAGCTGGTCCGCTCGATCTGGAGAACCTCGGGCATGTCGCGGCGGATCAGCCAGCGAATCTGCACGTCGAGTTGTTGTTTCGTGATATTGCTCACTTATGCCTCCATGCACCGGCAGCAGCATCGAGCCCCGATCGGGCACATCCGACGTTCCTTCGTCATCTGATCCCGTCACGCGAGCAAGTTAATGAATGGCACACAGCGGGAGAAGGCCTGTTGTGGGACGATCGCGAAAACGAGGGGCGCATCTCCATCAATCCCCGTTTCGGCCGCTGCGAAGCGGCATCTTCCGCCGGTAAGATGCAAAACACGCTGCCTCCGGCGTCCCGATTCCGCCCCACCTGGCCCCGCTTTCCCACGCTCTTCCCGGATGAATCAGGACACGGCTCATCCGCGGCTCGCCGGCCGCGTCGCGACCGCCACCACGCGGCTCATCCTGATCGCCATCGTGGCGGGCGGCCTCGTTACGGTCGCGATGAATCTCTGGCAGATGCGATCGACGGGCAACGCCTTACCTTCCACTACATCGGACACGGTTGCGCCGTTGAATGACCTCCTGCGCGACACTCTTCCTGTCGTCCAGGATCGAGTTCGGGGGAGTGAAGCGGC contains:
- a CDS encoding DUF2617 family protein; the encoded protein is MAVQSVHPSAFELAFRLYDRAIHPELFDIRATKKIDGAGWKAAISICAGGHVIALQTPTGVATELAIPARLMTPDRGLAAGHKLGASRDWTLPLSCGVHAHFSAHIDAVDAVAFRNIEQELTLDARSSAISFRFPGAGRLQPGPLSVIRAESLASGVMFHAFHTFPENSAVLRTQSLYELPAA
- a CDS encoding putative signal transducing protein, which translates into the protein MDHATERMIEAYVARDSFEGHFLKDLLSGQGIEAHVTDENSVYAGVGGIERPKVWVFEKDQEAARRLLEEYEATRAQSAAQPDEADDIAPEFDARDETP
- the rimI gene encoding ribosomal protein S18-alanine N-acetyltransferase, with the protein product MPEVLQIERTSFATAWTDEDFLCCLRQRNCIGMVAEANHQIVGFMIYELHKAKLHILNFAVAPEVRRMGVGKQMVLRLIDKLSQQRRNEILLDLRESNLDGQLFFRTQGFRAVRVVRCHYDDTAEDAYIMQFRLDRQSDELAPYIPQNRISDIEEAA